The following proteins come from a genomic window of Streptomyces sp. NBC_01716:
- a CDS encoding ABC transporter permease, with the protein MTTTLDKPIPDPTPGPGPEAPADEGRSARSLVDAVFRAREIAIGGALALLILGTWLANPGFLDDQGIKDLLLNSSILVLLAVGQSVVVMTRNIDLSVGSVVGLTAFACGHFVSGTDHSALTVVLLGIGLGTVCGLVSGALVSFGRVPALVVTLGMLYIIQGIDHAWAHGEQINAVNVPDGVLSLGSGSVLGIPYLPLISAAVLAATGYFLRTYRSGRELYAIGSSPEAARLAGIPVRRRILAAYAFSGAVAGFAGALWLARFGTVVADAANGWELTVVSAVVVGGVAITGGTGSVWGAALGALLLTTIGSALVVLKVDSFWQQAITGVLLLAAITTDRVLQVRTTSALRKRSRR; encoded by the coding sequence ATGACCACCACGCTCGACAAACCCATCCCCGATCCCACTCCCGGGCCCGGCCCCGAGGCCCCCGCCGATGAGGGCAGGTCCGCCCGGTCACTCGTCGACGCCGTCTTCCGCGCCCGGGAGATCGCGATCGGCGGCGCCCTCGCGCTGCTGATCCTCGGCACCTGGCTCGCCAACCCCGGCTTCCTCGACGACCAGGGCATCAAGGACCTGCTTCTCAACTCCTCGATCCTGGTCCTGCTCGCCGTCGGTCAGTCCGTGGTCGTGATGACCCGCAACATCGACCTGTCGGTCGGCTCGGTCGTCGGGCTCACGGCCTTCGCCTGCGGCCACTTCGTCTCCGGCACCGACCACAGCGCGCTCACCGTCGTCCTGCTCGGCATCGGGCTCGGCACGGTCTGCGGACTCGTCAGCGGCGCGCTCGTCAGCTTCGGCCGGGTGCCCGCGCTCGTGGTGACGCTCGGCATGCTCTACATCATCCAGGGCATCGACCACGCCTGGGCGCACGGCGAGCAGATCAACGCCGTGAACGTCCCCGACGGTGTGCTCTCCCTCGGCTCCGGCAGCGTCCTCGGTATCCCGTATCTGCCGCTGATCTCCGCCGCCGTACTCGCCGCGACCGGCTACTTCCTGCGTACCTACCGCAGCGGCCGTGAGCTGTACGCGATCGGGTCGAGCCCGGAGGCCGCACGGCTGGCGGGCATTCCCGTACGGCGCCGGATCCTGGCCGCCTACGCGTTCTCCGGCGCCGTCGCGGGCTTCGCGGGCGCGCTGTGGCTCGCGCGCTTCGGCACCGTCGTCGCGGACGCGGCCAACGGCTGGGAGCTGACCGTCGTCAGCGCCGTCGTCGTCGGCGGCGTCGCCATCACGGGCGGCACGGGCAGCGTCTGGGGCGCGGCGCTCGGCGCGCTGCTGCTCACCACCATCGGCAGCGCACTGGTCGTCCTCAAGGTCGACTCCTTCTGGCAGCAGGCCATCACCGGCGTGCTGCTGCTCGCCGCGATCACCACGGACCGCGTCTTGCAGGTGCGTACGACCAGCGCGCTCAGGAAGAGGAGCCGGCGATGA
- a CDS encoding ABC transporter permease, translating to MAQAKTTRPAPASLSRYLRWDTAVGILLIAVFLAGTGTTDGFANTDNLSAALGDISEVALIALPMTLLVVAGQVDLSVASMLGLSSALAGSLWQAGFTFELIVPLCLLAGAVGGLLNGWLVTRVGLPSLAVTIGTLTLYRGLASVILGDEAVADFPETYAKYAAYTETVPGTFVPYPVALFAVLAVGTAIALHCTGFGRSLFAIGAQEDAAWFAGIRVKRLKLALFVVSGLVASFAGIVYTLRYGSARADNGLGLELVVIASVLLGGVDFDGGKGTLGGAVAGVLLIGLLTNLLTLNDISNEIQVIVTGLLLVASVLTPRIIAVLAERRHRRTAAEESVPVSAAP from the coding sequence ATGGCACAGGCGAAGACGACACGGCCAGCACCGGCGTCCCTGAGCAGATATCTGCGCTGGGACACGGCCGTCGGCATCCTGCTGATCGCGGTCTTCCTGGCGGGCACCGGCACCACCGACGGGTTCGCCAACACGGACAACCTGTCGGCGGCGCTCGGCGACATCTCCGAGGTCGCGCTGATCGCGCTGCCGATGACCCTGCTGGTGGTCGCGGGCCAGGTCGATCTCTCCGTCGCCTCGATGCTGGGCCTGTCCAGCGCGCTCGCCGGTTCACTCTGGCAGGCGGGATTCACCTTCGAACTGATCGTCCCCCTCTGCCTGTTGGCGGGCGCGGTCGGCGGGCTGCTGAACGGCTGGCTCGTCACCCGGGTCGGCCTGCCCTCGCTGGCCGTCACCATCGGTACGCTCACGCTCTACCGCGGGCTGGCGTCCGTCATCCTCGGTGACGAGGCGGTGGCCGACTTCCCGGAGACGTACGCCAAGTACGCGGCGTACACGGAGACGGTGCCCGGCACCTTCGTCCCGTATCCGGTCGCGCTGTTCGCGGTGCTCGCCGTCGGTACGGCGATCGCGCTGCACTGCACGGGCTTCGGCCGCTCGCTGTTCGCGATCGGCGCGCAGGAGGACGCCGCGTGGTTCGCGGGTATCCGCGTCAAGCGGCTGAAGCTCGCGCTGTTCGTGGTGTCCGGTCTCGTCGCCTCGTTCGCCGGGATCGTCTACACCCTGCGCTACGGCAGCGCCCGCGCCGACAACGGGCTCGGTCTCGAACTGGTCGTCATCGCCTCGGTGTTGCTCGGCGGTGTCGACTTCGACGGCGGCAAGGGCACGCTGGGCGGCGCCGTCGCCGGTGTGCTGCTGATCGGGCTGCTGACGAATCTGCTGACCCTCAACGACATCTCCAACGAGATCCAGGTGATCGTCACCGGCCTGCTGCTCGTCGCCTCCGTGCTGACTCCCCGGATCATCGCCGTGCTCGCGGAGCGCCGGCACCGGCGTACGGCGGCCGAGGAATCCGTCCCGGTCTCCGCCGCGCCCTGA
- the rhaS gene encoding rhamnose ABC transporter substrate-binding protein: MLSQARSRRRGVVTASAALCALTLAVSGCSGTTKDSVKDDTPAKSGNAEANPDAPLKKGLKIAFLPKQINNPYEKIVDDAGIAAAGEIGATGKEVGPSNAKASSQVSYINTLIQQKQDAILIAANDPNAVCGPLKQAMRQDIKVVAYDSDTAKDCRQLFINQASSEEIGRSQVRNIAEQLGNKGEIAILSATQNATNQNTWIEFMKDELTKPEYKDMKLVKVAYGDDQDQKSFQETQGLLKAYPNLKGIISPTTVGIAAAARYIGDSSYKGKVVLNGLGTPNQMRKYIENGTLDQFSLWDPKKLGYLGTYAAAALASGQITGAEGEKFKAGDLGEYTVGKDGEIILGPPTVFDAKNIGDFDF, encoded by the coding sequence ATGCTGTCGCAGGCCCGCTCCCGACGCCGCGGCGTCGTCACCGCATCCGCCGCGCTCTGCGCCCTGACGCTCGCCGTGTCGGGCTGCTCGGGCACCACCAAGGACTCCGTGAAGGACGACACCCCCGCCAAGTCGGGCAACGCCGAGGCGAATCCGGACGCCCCACTCAAGAAGGGCCTGAAGATCGCCTTCCTGCCCAAGCAGATCAACAACCCGTACGAGAAGATCGTCGACGACGCGGGTATCGCGGCGGCCGGGGAGATCGGCGCCACCGGCAAGGAGGTCGGGCCCTCCAACGCGAAGGCGTCGTCGCAGGTCTCGTACATCAACACCCTCATCCAGCAGAAGCAGGACGCGATCCTCATCGCGGCGAACGACCCCAACGCGGTGTGCGGCCCGCTCAAGCAGGCCATGAGGCAGGACATCAAGGTCGTCGCGTACGACTCCGACACCGCCAAGGACTGCCGCCAGCTCTTCATCAACCAGGCCAGCTCGGAGGAGATCGGCCGCAGCCAGGTCCGCAACATCGCCGAACAGCTCGGCAACAAGGGCGAGATCGCGATCCTGTCGGCGACGCAGAACGCGACGAACCAGAACACCTGGATCGAGTTCATGAAGGACGAGCTCACAAAGCCCGAGTACAAGGACATGAAGCTGGTCAAGGTCGCGTACGGCGACGACCAGGACCAGAAGTCCTTCCAGGAGACCCAGGGGCTCCTCAAGGCGTACCCGAACCTCAAGGGGATCATCTCGCCCACGACGGTCGGCATCGCGGCGGCGGCCCGCTACATCGGCGACTCCTCGTACAAGGGGAAGGTCGTCCTCAACGGCCTCGGCACGCCCAACCAGATGCGCAAGTACATCGAGAACGGCACGCTCGACCAGTTCTCGCTGTGGGACCCGAAGAAGCTGGGCTACCTCGGTACGTACGCGGCGGCGGCGCTGGCGTCCGGACAGATCACCGGGGCCGAGGGCGAGAAGTTCAAGGCCGGTGACCTGGGCGAGTACACGGTCGGCAAGGACGGCGAGATCATCCTCGGCCCGCCGACGGTCTTCGACGCCAAGAACATCGGCGACTTCGACTTCTGA
- a CDS encoding L-fucose/L-arabinose isomerase family protein, which translates to MNAPTTPRRTRIGLVSGGLGAYWPQFPDLLPQLKLSARRVTERLGEYDAEVVDVGFISDAQEGAAAAEKLRAADCDLIVGFLTTYMTATMLVPVAQRSGAPVLLINLQPTEAMDHATFGTGEWLAYCGACPLPEMANAFERVGVPFRSVSGHLEDGRAWERIGRWIRAAGVRGALRTGRHGLMGHLYPGMYDVSTDLTMVPANLGGHVEVLEFDDLRVRAMKAADSEVTAKLAETREAFEIADSVAEEDLVWAARVSVGLDRLVDDFALDSLAYYHRGLEGELHERLGAGMILGSSLLTARGVPACGEYELRTSLAMLITDRLGAGGTFTELQALNFRDGVVEMGHDGPANPTICARRPVLRGLGVYHGKRGWGVSVECDVRRGPVTLVGLGQSRDGRYRLVTAVGKVVQGPLLEIGNTTSRVDFGRDPGEWTDAWSASGVGHHWALAPGDIIPELRALAGLSGLELVEVTV; encoded by the coding sequence ATGAACGCACCAACCACCCCTCGCCGTACCCGGATCGGCCTTGTCTCCGGCGGGCTCGGGGCGTACTGGCCCCAGTTCCCCGACCTGCTTCCCCAACTCAAGCTCTCCGCACGGCGGGTGACGGAGCGTCTGGGCGAGTACGACGCCGAGGTCGTGGACGTCGGATTCATCTCCGACGCCCAGGAGGGCGCGGCGGCGGCCGAGAAGCTGCGGGCCGCCGACTGCGATCTGATCGTCGGCTTCCTCACCACCTACATGACGGCGACGATGCTCGTGCCCGTCGCCCAGCGCAGCGGCGCGCCGGTGCTGCTCATCAATCTCCAGCCCACGGAGGCGATGGACCACGCGACGTTCGGCACCGGCGAGTGGCTGGCGTACTGCGGCGCCTGTCCGCTGCCGGAGATGGCGAACGCCTTCGAGCGCGTCGGGGTGCCGTTCCGTTCCGTCTCCGGCCATCTGGAGGACGGGCGGGCGTGGGAGCGGATCGGCCGGTGGATCAGGGCGGCGGGGGTGCGCGGGGCGCTGCGTACGGGCCGGCACGGGCTGATGGGTCACCTGTACCCGGGCATGTACGACGTGTCGACGGACCTGACGATGGTGCCGGCCAATCTGGGCGGGCATGTGGAGGTCCTGGAGTTCGACGATCTGCGTGTCCGGGCGATGAAGGCCGCCGATTCGGAGGTGACCGCGAAGCTGGCGGAGACCCGCGAGGCGTTCGAGATCGCGGACTCGGTGGCCGAGGAGGACCTGGTGTGGGCGGCCAGGGTGTCGGTCGGCCTCGACCGGCTGGTGGACGACTTCGCGCTGGACTCGCTTGCGTACTACCACCGGGGTCTGGAGGGTGAGCTCCACGAACGCCTCGGCGCGGGCATGATCCTCGGTTCCTCGCTGCTGACGGCACGTGGCGTCCCCGCGTGCGGGGAGTACGAGCTGCGCACGTCGCTGGCCATGCTGATCACGGACCGGCTGGGCGCGGGCGGCACCTTCACCGAGCTCCAAGCACTGAACTTCCGGGACGGGGTGGTCGAGATGGGCCACGACGGGCCGGCCAATCCGACCATCTGCGCGCGGCGGCCGGTGCTGCGCGGGCTCGGTGTCTATCACGGCAAGCGCGGCTGGGGTGTGTCGGTCGAGTGCGACGTACGGCGGGGGCCTGTGACGCTGGTGGGACTCGGCCAGTCCAGGGACGGTCGCTACAGGCTGGTCACCGCGGTGGGTAAAGTGGTCCAAGGCCCGCTGCTGGAAATCGGCAACACCACATCGCGTGTCGACTTCGGCCGTGACCCGGGCGAATGGACCGACGCGTGGAGTGCGAGCGGAGTGGGGCACCACTGGGCGCTCGCCCCCGGCGACATCATTCCGGAACTGCGCGCGCTTGCCGGTCTGAGCGGTCTGGAGCTGGTGGAGGTCACTGTCTGA
- a CDS encoding LacI family DNA-binding transcriptional regulator → MAQSVGIKDVARVAGVSVGTVSNVINRPDSVAEETRARVLSTIERMGYVRSESARHLRAGRSRIIALLVLDMANPFFVDVATGAERVARESGLGVMLCNSAQSSSEEAEYLGLFSEQRVRGVLITPADETGRNLESFRRQDIPFVFVDRVVPSEEACSVSVDDVTGGALAMRHLLAQGHTDIAYVSGPLHLAQCRDRRAGALLALEEAGLPADRLRVVEAERLDVSAGRDSGARLLGLHSRPSAVFCANDLLALGVLQSMYGAGVAVPDEMALVGYDDIEFASAAAVPLTSVRQPASQMGRLAAELLIEETGESAADHRHQRIVLQPELVVRESSMPRAGGGHRS, encoded by the coding sequence ATGGCGCAATCGGTGGGAATCAAGGACGTCGCCCGGGTGGCGGGCGTCTCCGTCGGCACGGTGTCGAACGTGATCAACCGGCCGGATTCGGTGGCCGAGGAGACACGGGCGAGGGTGCTGTCCACCATCGAGCGTATGGGCTATGTACGCAGCGAGTCGGCCCGCCATCTGCGGGCCGGCCGCAGCCGCATCATCGCGCTGCTGGTGCTCGACATGGCGAACCCGTTCTTCGTGGACGTCGCCACCGGTGCCGAGCGGGTGGCCCGGGAGTCCGGGCTCGGTGTGATGCTCTGCAACAGCGCGCAGAGCAGCAGCGAGGAGGCCGAGTATCTGGGGCTCTTCAGCGAGCAGCGGGTGCGTGGCGTGCTGATCACACCGGCCGACGAGACCGGCCGGAATCTGGAGAGCTTCCGGCGGCAGGACATCCCGTTCGTCTTCGTGGACCGGGTGGTGCCGAGCGAGGAGGCCTGTTCGGTGTCGGTGGACGATGTGACGGGCGGGGCGCTCGCGATGCGTCATCTGCTGGCCCAGGGACACACCGACATCGCGTATGTGTCCGGTCCGCTGCATCTCGCGCAGTGCCGGGACCGGCGGGCGGGCGCGCTGCTGGCGCTGGAGGAGGCCGGGCTGCCGGCCGACCGGCTGCGGGTGGTGGAGGCGGAGCGGCTGGACGTGTCGGCGGGGCGTGACTCCGGGGCCCGGCTGCTGGGGCTGCACAGCAGGCCGAGCGCGGTGTTCTGCGCGAACGACCTGCTGGCGCTCGGGGTGCTCCAGTCGATGTACGGGGCGGGGGTGGCCGTGCCGGACGAGATGGCGCTCGTGGGGTACGACGACATCGAGTTCGCGTCGGCCGCGGCGGTGCCGCTCACGTCGGTGCGCCAGCCGGCCTCACAGATGGGGCGGCTCGCGGCGGAGCTGCTGATCGAGGAGACGGGTGAGTCGGCGGCCGATCACCGGCATCAACGGATCGTGCTGCAACCGGAGTTGGTGGTGCGGGAGTCCTCGATGCCGCGCGCCGGCGGCGGGCACCGGAGCTGA
- a CDS encoding family 78 glycoside hydrolase catalytic domain, which yields MGWTRRSLLGTSVVGAGAGIVSLAAGPAASAATPAKGHEPSRGGGLRVVAAKVEYAEHVLGTDNPTPLLSWELTADGHGARQRAYQIRAATDPRDLAGGRQLLWDTGKVTSPRTVAVPYAGPALPPRTRCHWQVRVWDGSGDVSSWSTAGWWETALGDEKWGATWIGADAGADPLTLDGASWIWTEGATTGDAPAGPRWFRAALDLPAGAAVASATFVATADDDFTLHLGGTQVAHAPEQQDGWRTGRTADVTEAVKAAGQRVVLAAVATNRGGASVNPGGFIARLVVETTDGQSREFVTSGDWLTAETEQQGWQRPDFDDSGWAPANVLAPYGEGPWGDGVSVSLPEAPAPLLRREFTVRKPVTRARLYISGLAYYVAELNGETVGEQVLDPAFTDYDETVMYAVHDVTSLLSRGDNAIGVTLGRGFYGMTTPNVWNWHQPPWHGEPRLLCRLEAEHPDGTRTTVVSDTDWRMTEGPTLTNSLYAGETYDARLAPTGWTRPGFDDREWRAPGAQQAPKGALRAQPHDPIEIIDTITPTKISELRPGIYVVDMGRTTAGWTRLTVKAPAGTVISLTHGEKLKTDGSVHAETGHVPGRFQRDEYICAGGTKPEVWEPSFSYKGFRYVQIEGLPARPEPSDVLGRTVHTKVDEVSAFSCSDPFYEQLDKAMRRTLLNNLHGIPTDTPMYEKNGWTGDAQLGAPTLAYGFGVHRFLGKWLDDLKDSQNADGQLPVIVPSGGWGYGDLGPSPEWTTVYPFLVREMYRVYGDDRVARQHWPVLTRYLDWELDRLVDGLAITALGDYLPPGYGGNPPEDTRLTATAYLHRALVGTAEMGELLGHDDVAARYRTAAGGLKDALNAEFLNDAGHYSTAKDPDYRQTSNAIPLAFGLVPAGARASVVDSLVADITARGNHLNTGALGTSVLLRVLCAHGHPDIAHAIATQRTYPSWGYWFDNGADTMWEMWQLDSRSRDHYFQGTVAQWLYENVAGLRPGDDGYRTFTVRPDARTGVSWARTSIRTVRGPASVAWSKVGRDLRLTVKVPVGASAEVHVPADREDKVTAPKGATFVRTEPGFQLYRAPHGTWDFVARG from the coding sequence ATGGGCTGGACACGCAGAAGTCTCCTGGGCACTTCCGTCGTGGGCGCCGGCGCCGGAATCGTCTCTCTCGCCGCCGGCCCGGCGGCCTCGGCCGCCACTCCCGCGAAGGGCCACGAGCCCTCGCGCGGCGGCGGGTTGCGCGTCGTCGCCGCGAAGGTGGAGTACGCGGAACACGTCCTCGGCACCGACAACCCGACCCCTCTCCTCTCCTGGGAGCTGACGGCCGACGGCCACGGTGCCCGGCAGCGCGCGTACCAGATCAGGGCGGCCACCGACCCCCGCGACCTCGCCGGAGGGCGCCAACTCCTCTGGGACACCGGCAAGGTGACCTCTCCGCGCACCGTCGCCGTCCCCTACGCCGGGCCCGCGCTGCCGCCCCGTACCCGCTGCCACTGGCAGGTCCGCGTCTGGGACGGCTCCGGCGACGTCTCGTCCTGGAGCACGGCCGGCTGGTGGGAGACCGCGCTCGGCGACGAGAAGTGGGGCGCCACCTGGATCGGCGCCGACGCGGGCGCCGATCCCCTCACCCTCGACGGCGCCTCCTGGATCTGGACCGAAGGCGCGACCACCGGCGACGCCCCCGCCGGACCGCGCTGGTTCCGCGCCGCCCTCGACCTCCCCGCCGGCGCCGCCGTCGCGAGCGCTACCTTCGTCGCCACCGCCGACGACGACTTCACCCTCCACCTCGGCGGCACACAGGTGGCCCACGCGCCCGAACAGCAGGACGGCTGGCGCACAGGCAGGACCGCCGATGTCACCGAAGCCGTCAAGGCGGCCGGACAGCGCGTCGTGCTCGCCGCCGTGGCCACCAACCGCGGCGGTGCCTCCGTCAACCCGGGCGGATTCATCGCCCGGCTCGTCGTGGAGACCACCGACGGGCAGAGCCGTGAATTCGTCACCTCCGGCGACTGGCTGACCGCCGAGACCGAACAACAGGGCTGGCAGCGGCCGGACTTCGACGACAGCGGCTGGGCTCCCGCCAACGTCCTCGCCCCCTACGGCGAAGGCCCCTGGGGCGACGGCGTGTCCGTCTCCCTGCCCGAGGCGCCCGCGCCCCTGCTGCGCCGCGAGTTCACCGTGCGCAAACCGGTCACCCGCGCCCGCCTCTACATCAGCGGACTCGCCTACTACGTCGCCGAGTTGAACGGCGAAACAGTCGGCGAGCAGGTGCTCGACCCGGCGTTCACCGACTACGACGAGACCGTCATGTACGCCGTCCACGACGTGACGTCCCTGCTGAGCCGGGGTGACAACGCCATCGGCGTCACCCTGGGCCGCGGTTTCTACGGCATGACCACCCCCAACGTCTGGAACTGGCACCAGCCGCCCTGGCACGGCGAGCCGCGCCTCCTGTGCCGGCTGGAAGCCGAACACCCGGACGGCACACGCACCACCGTCGTCTCCGACACCGACTGGCGCATGACCGAGGGCCCCACCCTCACCAACTCCCTCTACGCCGGCGAGACGTACGACGCGCGCCTGGCCCCCACCGGCTGGACACGCCCCGGCTTCGACGACCGGGAGTGGCGCGCCCCGGGAGCCCAGCAGGCGCCGAAGGGCGCTCTGCGTGCCCAGCCGCACGACCCCATCGAGATCATCGACACCATCACGCCCACCAAGATCAGTGAACTGCGTCCCGGTATCTATGTGGTCGACATGGGCCGCACCACCGCCGGCTGGACCCGGCTGACCGTCAAAGCGCCTGCGGGCACAGTCATTTCGCTCACTCACGGCGAGAAACTCAAGACCGACGGCAGCGTCCACGCCGAGACCGGGCATGTCCCCGGCCGCTTCCAGCGCGACGAATACATCTGCGCGGGCGGCACGAAGCCCGAGGTGTGGGAGCCCTCGTTCTCGTACAAGGGCTTCCGCTATGTCCAGATCGAGGGCCTGCCCGCCCGGCCCGAACCGTCCGACGTGCTCGGCAGGACCGTCCACACGAAGGTCGACGAGGTCAGCGCGTTCTCCTGCTCCGATCCCTTCTACGAGCAGCTCGACAAGGCGATGCGCCGCACCCTCCTGAACAACCTGCACGGCATCCCGACCGACACCCCCATGTACGAGAAGAACGGCTGGACGGGCGACGCGCAGCTCGGCGCGCCCACCCTCGCGTACGGCTTCGGCGTCCACCGCTTCCTCGGGAAGTGGCTGGACGATCTGAAGGACAGTCAGAACGCCGACGGACAGCTCCCGGTGATCGTCCCGAGCGGCGGCTGGGGTTACGGCGACCTCGGCCCGTCACCGGAGTGGACCACCGTCTACCCGTTCCTGGTACGGGAGATGTACCGGGTGTACGGCGACGACCGGGTCGCCCGGCAGCACTGGCCGGTCCTCACCCGCTATCTGGACTGGGAGCTGGACCGTCTTGTGGACGGCCTCGCGATCACCGCCCTCGGCGACTACCTGCCGCCCGGCTACGGCGGCAACCCGCCCGAGGACACCCGTCTGACGGCCACCGCTTATCTGCACCGCGCCCTCGTGGGCACCGCCGAGATGGGCGAACTGCTGGGCCACGACGATGTCGCCGCGCGTTACCGCACGGCGGCGGGCGGGCTCAAGGACGCCCTCAACGCGGAGTTCCTCAACGACGCCGGGCACTACAGCACCGCCAAGGACCCGGACTACCGGCAGACCTCCAACGCGATCCCGCTCGCCTTCGGCCTCGTCCCCGCCGGCGCCCGCGCCTCCGTCGTGGACAGCCTCGTCGCCGACATCACCGCACGCGGCAACCACCTCAACACCGGCGCGCTCGGCACCAGCGTGCTGCTGCGCGTCCTGTGCGCGCACGGCCACCCGGACATCGCCCACGCCATCGCCACCCAGCGCACCTACCCGAGCTGGGGCTACTGGTTCGACAACGGCGCCGACACCATGTGGGAGATGTGGCAGCTCGACTCCCGCTCCCGCGACCACTACTTCCAGGGCACAGTCGCCCAGTGGCTGTACGAGAACGTGGCCGGACTGCGCCCCGGCGACGACGGCTACCGCACCTTTACCGTCCGCCCCGACGCCCGCACCGGGGTCAGCTGGGCGCGCACCTCGATCCGCACGGTGCGTGGACCGGCCTCGGTGGCATGGTCCAAGGTCGGCCGTGACCTGCGGCTGACGGTGAAGGTGCCGGTCGGGGCGAGCGCCGAGGTCCATGTGCCCGCCGACCGCGAGGACAAGGTGACCGCACCGAAGGGCGCGACGTTCGTCCGTACGGAGCCCGGCTTCCAGCTCTACCGCGCGCCCCACGGCACATGGGATTTCGTGGCCCGCGGCTGA